The following are encoded in a window of Sutcliffiella horikoshii genomic DNA:
- a CDS encoding DUF2535 family protein, whose translation MLWKSLEFTINEGQKVKVIEIPVLEDDSTYHFMVRVRLERFIKTILSEKEPKQIYSFKEYLRTVLKWPDYCKVVKTDILKNNA comes from the coding sequence TTGCTATGGAAAAGCCTAGAGTTCACGATTAATGAGGGACAGAAGGTAAAAGTCATTGAAATTCCAGTATTGGAGGACGATAGCACATATCATTTTATGGTTCGAGTAAGATTGGAGAGGTTTATAAAAACAATCCTGTCTGAGAAGGAGCCAAAGCAAATTTATTCTTTCAAGGAATACTTGCGAACAGTTTTGAAATGGCCGGATTATTGTAAAGTTGTCAAAACAGATATATTAAAAAATAATGCTTAA
- a CDS encoding IS256 family transposase translates to MTNINITINLEQLKAEVEKSSLGSPVKASLALVLNSLMEKERDEYINALSHERTDDRRGYRNGYYERELITGTGSLTLKVPRTRDGEFSTSVFQKYERCEQALILSMIEMVVNGVSTRKVTKIVEELCGKGVSKSLVSNLTKSLDPIVNEWRNRPLNTLYYPYIYVDAMYIKVRENDRVVSKGVLIACGVNEEGHREIIGLRVTHGESEESWSNFFDHLKSRGIQSPKMVISDAHAGLVAAIKESFLGTSWQRCCVHFLRNIMDSFPKKNSSEAKTELKEIFRTSNIKLSRELKRDFIEKYYEVKGFTKVIETLDAGFEDAMQFHSQKAELHKHLRTTNMLERVNREIRRRERVIQIFPNDQSAIRIIGSVLMKMEEEWSKSKYIHHI, encoded by the coding sequence ATGACCAACATTAATATTACTATAAATTTGGAACAACTTAAAGCCGAGGTAGAAAAAAGCTCTTTAGGATCCCCGGTAAAAGCATCTTTAGCCCTTGTATTGAATTCGCTTATGGAGAAAGAAAGGGACGAATATATTAATGCTCTCTCTCACGAGAGAACGGATGACCGCAGAGGATATCGGAATGGCTACTATGAACGAGAATTAATTACCGGCACTGGCTCACTCACATTAAAGGTTCCCCGAACTCGTGATGGTGAATTTTCAACTTCTGTATTCCAAAAGTATGAGCGATGCGAACAAGCTCTAATTCTTTCTATGATTGAGATGGTTGTAAATGGAGTCTCAACTCGTAAAGTTACCAAGATTGTAGAAGAACTGTGTGGAAAAGGTGTATCTAAATCACTAGTATCTAACCTCACTAAATCATTGGATCCAATAGTTAATGAGTGGAGAAACCGCCCACTAAACACCCTTTATTATCCATACATATATGTTGATGCCATGTATATTAAAGTTCGTGAGAACGATAGGGTTGTTTCAAAAGGAGTACTTATAGCTTGCGGTGTAAACGAAGAAGGACATAGAGAGATTATTGGGTTAAGGGTTACCCATGGGGAATCAGAAGAAAGTTGGTCTAATTTCTTTGATCACCTAAAATCAAGAGGGATACAATCACCTAAGATGGTGATTTCTGATGCACATGCAGGGTTAGTGGCTGCTATAAAAGAATCCTTTTTAGGAACCTCTTGGCAAAGGTGTTGTGTTCATTTTCTTAGGAATATAATGGACTCCTTTCCTAAGAAAAACTCTTCAGAAGCAAAAACAGAACTCAAGGAAATCTTTAGAACATCCAACATTAAATTGAGCCGAGAACTGAAGCGCGACTTTATTGAGAAGTATTACGAAGTAAAAGGGTTTACTAAGGTAATTGAAACGTTGGATGCTGGCTTTGAAGATGCAATGCAGTTTCATTCTCAAAAAGCTGAGCTTCACAAACACTTACGTACAACCAATATGCTAGAAAGAGTAAATAGGGAAATAAGGAGAAGAGAAAGGGTAATTCAAATTTTCCCGAACGATCAATCTGCAATACGTATAATTGGATCTGTACTGATGAAAATGGAGGAAGAATGGAGTAAGTCAAAGTATATACACCATATCTAA
- a CDS encoding SOS response-associated peptidase encodes MCGRFSLTTELHKLEERFFLENAKNLEYQISYNIAPGQPILAIVQGEFKNRAGYLHWGLVPSFAKDKKIGYKMINARAETLHEKVSFRKLLERKRCIIPADGFYEWKKQNGEKKPIRFTQTNEQPFAFAGLWDRWVTKDEEMVSCTLVTTRPNKLVEGVHDRMPVILKEEHEKIWLSRQELTRSEISDMLQPFEADHMQAYEVSAVVNSPRNNGPECIESL; translated from the coding sequence ATGTGTGGCAGATTTTCCTTAACAACAGAACTACATAAGTTAGAAGAACGCTTTTTTCTTGAAAATGCCAAAAACCTTGAATATCAAATAAGCTACAATATTGCTCCAGGTCAGCCCATATTGGCTATAGTACAAGGAGAATTCAAAAACAGAGCAGGCTATCTTCATTGGGGTTTGGTGCCGAGTTTTGCTAAAGACAAAAAAATCGGGTACAAAATGATTAATGCCCGTGCAGAAACACTACATGAAAAAGTAAGTTTTCGAAAGCTGTTGGAAAGAAAAAGATGTATCATTCCAGCAGATGGGTTCTATGAATGGAAAAAGCAAAACGGTGAAAAGAAACCCATAAGGTTCACACAAACTAATGAACAGCCTTTCGCATTTGCTGGACTATGGGACCGATGGGTTACAAAGGATGAAGAAATGGTGAGCTGTACATTAGTAACCACAAGACCAAATAAACTTGTAGAAGGTGTCCATGACAGAATGCCTGTGATATTAAAAGAAGAACATGAAAAAATTTGGCTTTCTAGGCAAGAGCTCACAAGGAGTGAGATAAGCGATATGTTGCAACCCTTTGAGGCTGATCATATGCAAGCTTATGAAGTTTCCGCTGTCGTTAACTCTCCAAGAAACAATGGTCCTGAATGTATAGAGTCTTTATAA
- a CDS encoding dihydrofolate reductase, with product MISIIVATDKNNLIGKDNDLPWRIPADLAYFKKVTLNSTIVMGRKTYESIGKPLPKRRNIILSRQDFHADGCETLHSIEEVESLNVDGEELFIIGGAHIFMETLPIADFLYLTYIEEEFEGDTYFPEINEQDWELIYSEKGIRDEKNPYDYYFKKYKRIGLSDK from the coding sequence ATGATTTCCATTATTGTAGCTACAGATAAAAATAACTTAATAGGTAAGGACAATGATCTCCCATGGAGAATTCCTGCAGATTTAGCCTACTTTAAAAAGGTTACTCTTAACAGCACCATCGTAATGGGTAGGAAGACGTACGAGTCCATCGGAAAACCTCTGCCTAAAAGAAGGAATATCATTTTATCCAGACAAGATTTTCATGCTGATGGTTGTGAAACGCTTCATTCTATTGAAGAAGTTGAAAGTTTGAATGTGGACGGAGAAGAGCTTTTTATTATAGGCGGGGCTCACATTTTCATGGAAACACTCCCTATCGCAGACTTTCTATATTTAACTTATATTGAGGAAGAATTTGAAGGGGATACGTATTTTCCTGAAATAAATGAACAAGATTGGGAATTGATCTATAGTGAAAAAGGTATAAGGGATGAAAAAAATCCTTATGATTATTATTTTAAAAAGTATAAGAGAATAGGTTTATCAGACAAATAG
- a CDS encoding DegV family protein, producing the protein MTNVKIVTDSTVDIDQSIIEELNIEIVPLSITIDGESYIDRFGIKPDEFMDKMKHSTELPKSSQPAVGTFVDVYNRLGEDGSKILSIHMTGGMSGTVGSAESAAGISDSDVTVIDSRFISFALSFQVVAAAKMAKEGKDLQEILNKLNDVRSNTDLFIMVDTLDNLVKGGRIGRGKALIGSLLNIKPIASLADGVYTPVTKVRSQSQVIKFFTKQFKEDIAGKVVKGVGIAHAGSLKQAQVLKDALYEASGFEDIQIAYTTPVISTHTGPGAVALMYYAE; encoded by the coding sequence ATGACAAATGTAAAGATAGTGACAGATTCAACTGTTGACATTGATCAGTCCATTATTGAAGAATTAAACATAGAAATTGTTCCGTTATCCATTACGATTGACGGGGAATCATACATAGACCGATTTGGAATTAAACCTGATGAATTTATGGATAAAATGAAACATTCTACTGAACTGCCAAAAAGTTCCCAACCTGCTGTGGGTACTTTCGTAGATGTATACAACCGTTTAGGTGAAGATGGTAGCAAAATTCTTTCCATACATATGACCGGAGGCATGAGCGGGACGGTAGGTTCTGCTGAAAGCGCCGCTGGTATTAGCGACAGTGATGTAACAGTAATAGATTCAAGGTTCATTTCTTTTGCTTTATCTTTTCAGGTAGTGGCTGCAGCAAAAATGGCCAAAGAAGGTAAGGATCTGCAAGAAATTTTGAACAAGTTGAATGATGTGCGTTCCAATACGGATTTATTCATTATGGTAGACACATTGGACAATCTAGTGAAGGGCGGCCGAATCGGAAGAGGAAAGGCTCTGATTGGGTCATTGTTGAACATCAAGCCGATTGCCTCTTTAGCAGATGGGGTTTATACGCCGGTTACAAAAGTAAGAAGCCAGTCACAAGTAATTAAGTTTTTTACCAAACAATTCAAGGAAGATATTGCAGGTAAAGTGGTTAAAGGTGTGGGAATTGCCCATGCCGGATCATTAAAACAAGCACAAGTGTTAAAAGATGCTCTTTATGAGGCTTCAGGGTTTGAAGATATTCAAATTGCTTATACTACTCCTGTAATCTCTACACACACAGGACCAGGTGCAGTGGCATTAATGTATTATGCTGAATAG
- a CDS encoding lysophospholipid acyltransferase family protein, with product MLRTIWWFAYFFGYLIYSLPTIKKVQKIDTPMTVEEKDALMHQKPKHWAKTLVKLTGSKVEVIGQEKIPQGPVLFVSNHQGNFDVPILIGFLEKPLGFISKVEVKKIPLIPRWMEAMNCVFIDRKDRRKAVQSIKDGIATLKMGHSLVIFPEGTRSKGDEMGEFKKGGLRLATDSKVPVVPITISGSYKIMEESKFGFQPAQVKVTVHDSIFLPQDEKVDGNQLGIQIQEKIKQEIG from the coding sequence ATGTTACGTACGATATGGTGGTTTGCTTATTTTTTCGGCTATTTAATTTACAGTTTGCCGACAATTAAAAAAGTCCAAAAAATAGACACTCCAATGACAGTGGAAGAAAAAGATGCTCTAATGCACCAAAAGCCCAAACACTGGGCCAAGACATTGGTGAAACTTACCGGTTCAAAAGTAGAGGTAATTGGCCAAGAGAAAATTCCTCAGGGTCCTGTACTTTTTGTTAGTAATCATCAAGGCAACTTCGATGTTCCCATTTTAATTGGCTTTTTAGAAAAGCCACTTGGTTTCATTTCCAAGGTTGAAGTAAAAAAAATTCCGCTCATACCAAGATGGATGGAAGCAATGAACTGTGTGTTCATCGATCGCAAGGATAGAAGAAAAGCGGTGCAGTCTATAAAAGATGGAATTGCGACTTTGAAAATGGGACATTCATTGGTCATTTTTCCTGAAGGAACGAGAAGCAAAGGGGATGAAATGGGAGAATTCAAAAAAGGTGGCTTACGTCTGGCAACAGACAGCAAAGTACCCGTTGTTCCTATCACGATTTCAGGATCCTATAAAATAATGGAAGAAAGCAAATTCGGTTTCCAACCTGCTCAAGTCAAAGTGACGGTACACGACTCTATCTTCCTGCCACAAGACGAAAAAGTCGACGGCAATCAACTAGGCATACAAATCCAAGAAAAAATCAAACAGGAAATAGGATGA
- a CDS encoding thymidylate synthase, with translation MKQYLDLCKHILHNGTEKEDRTGTGTISTFGYQMRFDLQEGFPLVTTKKLHVKSIIHELLWFLNGDTNIKYLQDNGVRIWNEWADENGDLGPVYGYQWRSWPTPDGESIDQIANLIEQIKHNPDSRRLIVSAWNVANVDSMALPPCHTMFQFYVANGKLSCQLYQRSADVFLGVPFNIASYALLTMMVAQVCDLEPGEFIHTLGDAHIYSNHIEQVNLQLDREPKKLPKMKLNKEVTSIFDFKYEDFTLVDYDAHPHIKGVVSV, from the coding sequence ATGAAACAATATCTGGATTTATGCAAACACATATTACATAACGGTACCGAAAAAGAAGACCGGACAGGCACCGGAACAATTAGCACTTTTGGTTATCAAATGAGATTTGACCTGCAAGAAGGGTTCCCATTAGTAACAACCAAAAAGCTACACGTGAAATCAATCATTCATGAACTACTATGGTTCTTAAATGGAGATACAAATATAAAATACTTACAAGATAATGGCGTAAGAATCTGGAATGAATGGGCAGATGAAAACGGAGATCTAGGCCCTGTATATGGATATCAATGGAGATCATGGCCAACACCAGATGGAGAAAGCATTGATCAAATTGCAAACCTGATTGAACAAATTAAACATAACCCAGATTCAAGAAGACTGATCGTCTCTGCATGGAATGTTGCGAATGTCGACTCTATGGCATTACCGCCTTGTCATACAATGTTCCAATTTTACGTAGCTAATGGAAAATTATCTTGTCAACTATATCAAAGATCGGCGGATGTATTCCTAGGCGTCCCTTTTAATATTGCTTCCTATGCGTTGCTCACCATGATGGTCGCGCAAGTATGTGACTTAGAGCCAGGTGAATTCATTCATACTCTAGGTGATGCACATATTTATTCCAACCATATTGAACAAGTTAATTTACAATTAGACCGTGAACCAAAAAAACTACCGAAAATGAAATTAAACAAAGAAGTAACATCTATCTTTGATTTCAAATATGAAGATTTTACACTTGTTGATTACGACGCACACCCTCATATTAAAGGGGTCGTCAGTGTATGA
- a CDS encoding anthrax toxin lethal factor-related metalloendopeptidase, which translates to MKRRLFAIVLLITFTIIPIYWKAYASLDAIPLTEYKSTELDSHLIDIPNRATLNQLIYLPPGNFPEEDAANMIRHVSNIPAHILSVLVQQNVHLYLFNGNLTDVEGFEHLHGVKPRGYSDQGSNWEDVPGIGGSKLVLAKIGHSNKGYGHGSMNLELHELAHSIDRYVLGNVRFNHTFIKAWKTEVASLFPNRSYFYTFPEEYFAETFAMYYLNDVSRLELAKRAPHTFLFFQNMEKLPVTRNLISNTY; encoded by the coding sequence ATGAAACGACGATTATTTGCCATAGTGTTATTGATTACATTTACTATTATACCGATATATTGGAAAGCATATGCTAGTTTGGACGCCATTCCACTTACAGAGTATAAGTCCACGGAACTTGATTCCCACCTTATAGATATACCTAATCGAGCTACTTTAAATCAACTAATATACCTTCCTCCAGGAAATTTTCCAGAAGAAGATGCAGCAAACATGATTCGCCATGTTTCCAACATACCAGCCCACATTTTGTCCGTGTTAGTTCAGCAAAATGTTCATTTGTATTTATTTAATGGAAATCTTACAGATGTGGAAGGGTTTGAACATTTACATGGGGTAAAGCCGAGAGGGTATTCGGATCAGGGCTCAAACTGGGAAGATGTTCCCGGCATTGGGGGTTCCAAACTTGTATTAGCTAAAATTGGACATAGCAATAAAGGATATGGGCATGGTTCCATGAATTTAGAACTTCATGAACTTGCACATTCCATTGACCGTTATGTCTTAGGGAATGTTCGCTTTAACCATACTTTTATTAAAGCATGGAAAACTGAAGTTGCTTCCTTGTTTCCAAACAGAAGCTATTTTTACACTTTCCCAGAAGAATATTTTGCAGAGACGTTTGCCATGTACTACTTAAATGATGTGTCAAGACTTGAATTAGCAAAACGCGCTCCGCACACATTCCTATTTTTTCAGAACATGGAAAAACTACCAGTAACCAGAAACCTAATATCGAACACTTATTAG